The DNA segment TAATCATAGGTGCCGTTTTGATACTAGGATTAAAAGGGCTAATAAACGGGCTTATTAAAGAAGCTTTGGGGCTTATAGGGCTTATAGGTGGACTTATTCTTGCTAGTAGATTTTCGGGTGTTGCTGGGGAGTTTATCCAGTCAAATATATATAAATTTGAAAACACTTCACTGCTTGATTTTATAAGCTTTATAGCTGTTTGGCTTATTTTTTGGCTATTTTGCCTATTGGTTGGTAAAATTTTATCTAAGTTAGTTGGTGCTAGTGGGCTTGGCTTTTTAGATAGATTGGGCGGTTTTATCGCTGGTAGCGGTAAGATATTTTTGACACTTTCTGCCATTTTAGCTATCATTGCAAATACAAATTTAAGCGTAAAGATTGAGCCATTTTTTCAAAACAGCAAGGTTTATCCTGTTTTGCTATCGACTGGAAAATGGATAGCAAACATCGATGTTAAGGCACTTAAAAACGATATAGACAGTGTAGTTAACACCCCAAAGGATGATAAAAAAACGGATATTTTTATTAAAATGGACGGAAATTTAAGCGTGGAAGATAATGCAACAAAGGAGAACAGATGAGTATCGAAAATTTAGAGTACGATACACTACTTGAGAAATTTAAAAGAGTGCTTCGTGAAAATGGACTAAAATACACAAAACAGCGCGAGGTACTTTTAAAAACACTTTATAATAATGAAGAGCATTTTACTCCAGAAAAACTCTATCTGTTTATAAAGGAAGAGTATCCTGAGTTAAATGTAGGCATAGCAACCGTTTATAGAACTCTAAATTTACTAGAAGAGTCTGAGATGGTGACTTCTATTAGCTTTGGTTCTCAAGGTAAGAAATTTGAACTAGCAACAAAGCCACATCACGACCATATGATTTGTAAAAAATGCGGTCTTATAATAGAATTTGAAGATGAAGTGATAGAAAAACGTCAGATTACAATAGCAAAAAATCACGGATTTAAACTAACTAGTCATATGATGCAGTTATATGGAATTTGTGAGCAGTGCAATAAAAATAATATCAAAGGTAAATAATTTAGGGAAGGTGACGGGTAAGTGATATTTGATAATCAGTTTGAAATACAACGCCTACAAACGGTGGACGAATTAAAAGCACAAGGGATAAATCCATATCCGCATTTTTTAAGAAAAGATATGACAATAGCCAAATTTAGGGCTAAATTTAACTATATAAACGAACTTGACGATAAAAAAGAAGATAGTATATTAGTAGCACTCGCGGGTCGTATAAAGCTTATGCGTATAGCTGGTAAAGCTGTATTTGCAAATATAGAAGATGAAACAGCTGGTATACAAATTTATTTTAATAAAGACAGCCTTGGCGAGGATAAATTTAACATAGTCAAAAAGAGTGTTGAAGTCGGAGATATCGTTCGTGTGCGTGGATATGCTTTTATTACAAAGACTGGAGAATTTTCTTTATACGCAAAAGAGATTGACTTGGCGACTAAAGCGATATCTCCGTTGCCTGAGAAGTATCACGGACTTGTTGATATCGAGATGAGATACCGCCAAAGGTATCTTGATATGATAATGAACCCAGAGATTAGAAATGACTTTAAAAAACGCTCAATCATCATATCAACTATAAGAAGATTTTTTGAAGATAGTGGGTTTTTAGAGGTTGAAACCCCTATGATGCATCCGATTGCTGGTGGTGCAAATGCAAAGCCGTTTGTCACATATCATAATGCACTAGGTGTTGATAGATATTTGCGTATAGCCCCTGAATTGTATTTAAAACGCCTTGTTGTTGGCGGACTTGAAGCTGTTTATGAGATGAATAGAAATTTCCGCAACGAAGGTATGGATCTAACGCACAATCCAGAATTTACGAGTATAGAATTTTACTGGGCTTATCATACGTATCGTGACCTTATGAACATTACCGAGGCCCTATTTAACACGCTTCTTGATAAGCTTGATATGCCAAAAATTATAGATTTTGATGGTATGAAAATAGATTTTTCAAAACCATTTGCTAGGATAAATTATAAAAAAGCCTTAGTTGAAATAGGTGGTATAGACGCAAGTATTATTGATGATAGAGATAAAATTTTAGCAAAGCTAAAATCGGACGGCTTTGAAGCAAATGAGAAGCTTGATCTTGGTCACTTACAAGCCGAGCTTTTTGATAACTATGTTGAAGAAAAACTCATAAATCCTACATTTATTGTTGATTTTCCTATATCTATAAGCCCACTTTCACGTAGAAGCGATGAAAATCCAGAAGTTGCCGAAAGATTTGAGCTGTTTATTGCCGGTAGAGAACTTGCAAATGGATTTAACGAGCTAAATGATCCAGTTGATCAATACAACCGCTTCTCTGCTCAAATAAAGGCAAAAGACGCTGGAGATGATGAAGCCCACGAGATGGACGAGGACTATGTAAGAGCACTTGGATATGCTATGCCGCCCACAGCGGGCGAGGGCATTGGTATTGATAGGCTTGTTATGTTGCTTACTAATAAAAAATCAATTCGCGATGTTATACTATTCCCTGCGATGAGACCACTAAAATCAGAAAATCATTTAAAGGAGATAAAGTGAGTTTAGAGAATTTTGACAAAGAAATTTTTGATTTAACACAAAAAGAGTTGCAAAGACAATGCGACCACTTAGAGATGATAGCTAGCGAAAATTTCACATATCCTGAAGTTATGGAAGTTATGGGCTCTATACTTACAAACAAATATGCTGAGGGTTATCCTGGCAAGAGATATTATGGTGGTTGTGAATTTGTAGATGGCATAGAAGAGATAGCAATGGAGCGTGTCAAAAAGCTTTTTAATTGCGAATTTGCAAACGTTCAGCCAAATTCTGGCTCTCAGGCAAACCAAGGCGTATATGGGGCGTTTTTAAATCCAGGAGATAAAATTTTAGGTATGGATTTAAGTCACGGCGGACACCTAACTCACGGAGCAAAGGTTAGTAGTTCTGGTAAGATGTATGAGAGTTTCTTTTATGGTGTTGAGCTTGACGGATATATAAACTATGACAGAGTTTTAGATATTGCAAAGATAACAAAACCAAAAATGATAGTATGTGGTGCTAGCGCCTATGCTAGAGAGATAGACTTTAAGAAATTTAAAGAGATAGCAGATGAGGTTGGGGCGTATTTGTTTGCGGATGTTGCGCACATTGCTGGTTTGGTAGTAGCTGGTGAGCATAATAGCCCGTTTCCGTATTGTGATGTGGTAACCTCTACGACTCATAAGACCTTGCGTGGACCAAGGGGTGGTATTATTATGACAAATAACGAGGAGTTTGCTAAAAAGATAAACTCTAGTGTCTTCCCTGGTATTCAAGGCGGACCGCTTATGCACGTAATTGCCGCAAAGGCTGTTGGCTTTAAGCATAATCTCTCGCCTGAGTGGAAGGTTTATGCAAAGCAGGTAAAAGCAAATGCCAAAAAATTAGGTGAAATTTTAATAAAACGCGGATATGATTTGGTTAGTGGTGGTACTGATAACCACTTGGTTTTATTAAGTTTGCTTAAAAAAGATTTTAGCGGAAAAGATGCAGATATGGCACTAGGAAACGCTGGTATAACTGTAAATAAAAACACCGTTCCTGGCGAGTATAGAAGCCCATTTGTTACAAGTGGAGTTCGTATAGGCTCTGCTGCACTTACGGCTCGTGGTATGAAAGAGGGCGAGTTTGAGATTATCGCAAATAAAATTTCAGACGTGCTTGATGATATAAACAACACAGAGCTTCAAGCAAAAGTAAAAGCCGAACTAAAAGAGTTGGCACATCAATTTATAATTTATGATAGGGCGATGTTTTAATGCAAAGTATAGATACCGCACTAATAAAGATGATAACCGATCACTACTATATAAAGCGTGATACGATTGTTAATAAAATAGAGTATAAGGGTAAGACCTTTTATGATAAATTTGAGAGAATAAACGAGCTTTTAAATTTCAAAGTCATAAAAGAGCACGAGGAGCGAAAGATAACGGTCGCACACTCATTGGTTAATAGATTTGATAAGGTTGAAAACATTGTATTTGACTACAATGGTAGGACACCAGATAGATTTTGGCATAGAGCACAGCTGCTTTTACGTGAAGAGGGTTTTATAAATTTCACAGCCTACACAAGCAAAACAGAGGGGCATTTGCACCTTTATGTTCATAAAGGCCACACGACATTTAATGAGGCTTGCCAGTTAGCCAATATGCTTAGTATGAAACTATCACAGCGTTTGGCAAAGGAGTGGAGAATGTTTCCTACGCTTGATTTGCCTAAGGAATTTAATATTTTGGCTTTGCCTTATGAGCTCTATCAAAAAGAGCGAGGGGCTAGCTGGTCTAAACATATGTAAGGAGGACGTATGCACACAAATAACGAACTAAAAGATATTTTATTAAGCAATGACGAAGAGAGTAGCTCTGGTAAAAATAAGAGAATTTTAATGAGTGTGGCCGCGATAGTTATACTATTTTTAGCCGTGATTGCTGTTATGAAGATAATAAACACAGATCCAGAAAATAACGAAGTAGCCGAGCTTGACTCTAGGCTTGTTTTGCCACCAGCACCAAGTGAGTCTAGACAAATATCTCAAAGCACTACAACTTCTCCTGTTGTAGTTGAGAAAAAGAGCGATGAACAGCTTTTTGAGCAAGTGCCTATAATACCAGAAAATAAAAGTAAAGATGATTTTGAAGATATGGTAAAAAAACTCAAAGGCAACGAAAGCTCAAAGTCCCAAACCGCGGTTGCTACACAGCAAAAACCTGAAATAAAAGCAGAAGTAAAGCCTGAGATTAAACCTGAAATAAAACAAGAAAAAGTCGAGCCAAAACCGGTTGTTGTGCCAAAAACTGAACCTGTTCAAACTACTAAAGCTGAACCAAAGAAAAACGACGCAAAGATACAAAAGAAATCTGAAGTCGCAAAAAACGCACAAAAGAGTGTAAAAAAAGAGCAAGCCACACAGCCAAAAGCTACTAAAAGCGGCAGTGCTTACGTGCAGGTTCTAGCCACCTCAAAGCCAACTCCTGACGCTAACTACATAGCTAAAATTACATCAAAAGGGTATAGTTATACCACCTTAAAGGCTGGTGATGTAACTAAAGTTTTAGTTGGTCCATTTTCTAATGAAACGGAGCTAAAAAACGCATTAAGCGATATTCGTAAAGATATTGCACCAGGTGCGTTTGTTTATAGAGCTAAATAGTGAGAGTTTTTGCCGTATTTGGAAATCCAATCTCACATAGCATATCGCCTAGACTTCACAATAAGGCGATATGCGATCTTGGACTTAATGCTGTATACACTAGAATTTGCTTAGAAAATGGTAGTGAGCTTATAGATAGGTTTAAAATTTTAAAACTAAGCGGGGCAAACGTGACCCTGCCACACAAAGCTTATGCCCTAGAACTAGCCGACATTAAATCAGAAATGGCCTGTAAAATAGGCTCAGCAAACACTCTTGTTTTAAAAGATAATAAAATTTACGCCCATAACACCGACGCACCAGGCTTTTTATCGGCTATTTTACCATTTGGCAAGATTAAAACAGCACTAATTTTAGGAGCAGGTGGGACAGCAAAAGCTATCGCCTACGCACTAAGAGAGTCTAAAATAAGTGTTAATTTGATAAATAGAAGCAAAGACAGGTTTGTGGATTTTGCTGAATTTGAGTGTTTTAGCTATGAAAATTTTACACCAAAACCTTATGATCTTATCATAAATTCAACTTCTGCCGGATTAAATGACGAGAACTTACCGGCTCCTATTGAAATTTTATCTGAAATTTTTAGCCACTCAAAATTTGCATTTGATGTGATTTATGGGCGTATTACACCATTTTTAGATATGTCTAGTCGCTTTGGATTAACCACAAAAGATGGTGCTGATATGCTTTTATACCAAGCCGTTTTGGCTCTAAATTTATTTTATGACAATACGCTTGATTTAGAAAAAATAAAAATTTCTATGTCCAAAGCACTCTACCTATAAAATTCTTAATCTTTAAAACTACGCTAAATATAGCGATTATTCTAAATTTATACATATATTTTGATATGAATTATTAAATATAAAATTAAAATTCTTATATAAGAAAAATTTTACTATATTTTTACGACACTATTATAAAATACTGCTAACGAAACTTGAATTTAGGAGGGGAAAATGAATAATTCAAGAAGGAATTTCCTTAAAACATCTGCTATCATAGCAACTAGCACAGCTATACCAGGCACTATTGCAAAGCTGGGTGCAAATCCACTCGAGCCAAGTGAGAAAGCCACGTATAGCTTTTGTGAGATGTGTTCTACTCGCTGTCCGATAGAGGGACGTGTTGTGGATGGTAAAAATGTTTTCATACAAGGCAACAAAAAAGCAGGTGGCACAAAGACATCTGTTTGTGCTAGAGGCGGTGCAGGACATAATCAACTATACGATCCAAATCGCCTAGTTAAGCCACTTATTCGCACTGGCGAAAGAGGCGAGGGTAAATTTAGAGAGGCTAGTTGGGACGAAGCACTTAGCTTAGTTGCAACAAAAATGCAAGAGATTAAGGATAAATATGGTCCACAAAGCTTTATATTTAGTGCAAAAAGCTCTGACACGCATAAATTAATGGTAAATTTTGCAAGTAGTTATGGTTCGCCAAACTGCTTTTCGCACTTCTCCTGTTGCCCGATAACATATCAAATGGTTTGTCAACATATGTATGGCGACTCAAAGCTTAAGCGTGACTTTAGCAATGCAAAATACATTGTAAATTTCGGACACAATCTATTTGAAGGTATTGTCATAGGCGATACAAAAAAACTAGCAAGTTTTGCTGATAAAAAGGATACAAAACTTTTGGTTTTAGAGCCTAGATTTAGCGTTTTATCCGCAAAGGCAGATGAATGGCTACCTGTAAAACCAGGCACTGACTTAGCTTTTGTTATGGCTTTAATTAATACTTGGATTAAAAATGGCACCTATGACAAGGAATTTATAGAGCAATTTACGATTGGTTTTGATAAGGTTATAGAAGCTACAAAAGATACAACACCAGAGTGGCAAGAGAGCATAACTGGTATAAAAGCCGATGATGTTAGACGAATTGCAGCTGAAATTTGGGCTGCTGCTCCAAAAGTCATCATTGACTTTGGACACAAAACTACAACAGCAAAAGCCGAATATGAAAGAACGCGTGCTATTATGGTCGCAAACGCTATGATGGGCAACTGGGAGAAAAAAGGCGGTCTGTTTAGCGGTAAAAATGCAAAAGCCTACAACAAGCTAATCGGCGAAAATTTAATAGATGAAACAAGTAATCCAGATAAAGAATTTAAAGTACCAAAGATTCAAAGGCTGGATTTTGCTGGTGAGGATGGTAAACATAAATTTGTAAGTCGCCAACACGGCGTTTTAATGGATATTCCAACAGCGATTTTAAGCGAAAAACCTTACCCTATAAAAGGCTGGTTTAACATACGATTTAATCCTTTTATAAACGTTTCAGAGCCAGTTAAAACAGAAGAAGCACTTAAAAAGCTTGACTTTATCGTAGTTAGCGACATATATATGCACGATATGGCACTTTATGCGGACGTGATTTTGCCTGAGAGCACATATCTAGAGCGTGATGAGGGCATTGCTGATAAATCAGGTCAAAAACCAGCATATATGATAAGAAACAAAATCGTTGAACCAGTTGGCGATACAAAAGACGCTGCTAGTATATTTAGAGAACTTGCACGTCGCCTAAAAGTAGACGGACTTTATAAGTGGAACGATATCCGTGAGTTTAGAATGGCACAAGCAAAAGGAAATGTGGAGTTTTTAGCTAAACTTGAAAAAGATGGCTTTGTAAATTACGATGTGCCGGGAATTTTATTCCGTGAAAAAGAGAGCGTTGAGAAATTTGTAAAACGCTTCCCACAAACCGCTCAGTATGTTGGCGAAAATGGTTTAATGGACAGCCAAGCCAAGCTAAAAACAAAGAGCGGAAAGATAGAGCTATTTAGCGAAGAAGTTGAGAAATTTTTCCCAGGTTATGGCTGTTTAAATACAGAGGGAATGGATGTATTTGGTGGACACGAACTTTGTCTTACAAGTGGTAAAACACCAATTCATACAAACGGACACACTCAAAATATACCATTTTTAAATGCTATGATGAGCGACTCGCCTATTTGGATACATCCAAAAGCCGCTGCAAAACGAGGCTTAAAAGACGGCGATAAAGTTGTGCTAAGTAATAAATTTGGCAAAGAGTATGGATATGTAATGCTAACTGAGGGCATTAGAGAGGATACGCTATTTGTTTATCACGGATTTGGGCATTTAATGAGTAAAAACAAACCTAGGGTCGGCACAAATGATAGCATTTTACTAAACCCGCAAGAGGGCCCAGTGGCTGCTACTATGGTAACAAATGTCGGCGTTGATATAGCAAAGGCGTGAAATTTTAGGTGCAAATAAAATGGAAAGGAAAAGGCGGAGTGATTTTAGATACAACAAAGTATCAATCTAAAAGCAAACGCCGTAGAAAGGTAATAATATGAAAAAATATGTAATGATACACGATGAAAATTTATGCATAGGCTGTCAAGGTTGCAGCATTGCTTGTAGAAGTGAAAATAACGTTCCAAGCGCTCTTTACAGACTTCAGGTTCACTCAAAAATGAGCGGGACATTCCCAAAACTAAAAATGGACTTTTTACGCCATAGTTGCGTTATGTGCGAGGACGCTCCTTGCGTTGATGTTTGTCCAACTGGGGCAAGTTTTAAAACGGCTGACGGCGTAACTTTGCTTGATGATAGAATTTGCGTTAGTTGCAAGTACTGCATTTTGGCCTGTCCTTATGACGCACGTTTTGTGCTTCCTGATGGCAATATCGGCAAATGCACATTCTGCTACGAAACTCGCCTAGCAAAAGGCGAAGATCCAGCCTGTGTAACGGTATGTCCAACAGACGCACTAACATTTGGCGACGCAAATGATGAAAATTCAGCGGTTAGTAAAAAACTAAAAGCTAAAAAAGTCTATTATCCAAAAGAATCTCTTGGCACACGCCCACGCGTGGCTATGGTGGCAAACACAAAAGGAGGAAGCAATGAATAATATGTGGGGTTCAATGGCACAATTTGACGCCATTTACTGGCCGTGGCCGATTGCGATTTATCTATTTTTAGCAGGTTTATCAGCTGGTGCTATGATAGTAGCGGTATTGTTAAAAGATAAGAGTGATATAACACATAAAGTAGCAGCCTGTATAGCTCCTATTGCTATTTGTATAGGTCTTGCTCTGTTGGTCTTTGATCTTGGTAAGCCGTTAAATTTCTACTGGATACTAATAAAATATAACTTTATGTCTGTTATGTCTATTGGTGTTGCGTTACTGCTTGTTTATACGCCTCTTAGCTTTGTTTATATGGCTCTTGCATTAAAAGATACTAAACCACTTAGCGGATTTAAGGGCATATTAGATGCTTTTGCTCCTATGATGGGTGTGCTTGGATTTGTGCTTTTAATCCTAGCCGTTGGCGTTGGCGTTTATACAGGCTTTTTATTAAGCGATGTGGAGAAAATTTTACTATGGAACACACCTGTTTTACCTGTGCTATTTTTAGTATCAGGACTTAGCTCTGGTATTGCTATGAGTGTATTTTGCTCTGTTGTATTCTTTAGGGATTACAATCACGCAGTTATTGAAAAGCTACTAAAATTTGATATGCTCACTATGATTTTAGAGCTTGTTTTAATAGCAGCTTTGTTTGGACTACTGCTTACAGGTGGCGATCAGGCAGTAAATGTGGCAAAAACCGCACTTGGCTCAGGCTCTTTGGCTATTATGTTTTGGGTTTTTGTCGTTGGCAGTGGTCTTGTATTACCTGTGGTTCTTGAGCTTGCAAATGGTAAAGCAATGAGTAAAAATTTGATAGTTTTTAATACTTTTATTGTTTTAATGGGAGTTATTTTGCTAAGATACTACATAGTTTATGCAGGACAAATGTAGGAGAATAAGTGAAAATACTTCTTTTAGAGGATGATCTTGAGTATCAAGAGAGCGTGAGTGAGTATCTCACCTCTCTTGGATATGAGGTTGAGTGCGCAAGTGACGGCTCTAGCGCGTGTGACAAGATAGCAAATGGCTTTTATCATCTTTTTATACTTGATGTTAAAGTCCCAAATGTAAATGGCTTTGAGGTTATAAAATTTATAAAAAATATAGGACTTGAAGCACCTATTATGATGATGACCTCTCTTGTTGATATAAATGATATGGCAATAGGATATGAACTTGGTTGTAATGAGTATCTTAAAAAGCCATTTGAACTTGCTGAGTTGAAATTTAGAGTTAGCGAACTTATGAGAAAATACTATAATCTTGATGATAAAAATGTTATAAAACTAAGTCAGGATTATGAGTTTAATGCTACACGAAGAACGCTTCAAATAAACGGCAGAGTTATAAATTTAAGTGCAAAAGAGCTTGAGCTGGTTGAATACCTTGCTTTAAATATCGGGAAATTTATAAGCGTTGCCGAGCTTAAAGAGAAAATTTGGGAGAATAAAGATATAAATGAAGCCGATATTCGTATGCATGTATTAAAAATCAGACAAAAGACAAGTAACGAGTTTATAGTGTCAAGACGACATTTTGGCTATAAAGTCGATGCAAAAGATTAAAATTCCACTTCTAGCCATTTTTATAATAATGGCTCTTTTTGGTTTTCAAAGCTATATCATTGTGATATTAGCACAAAAAAATGAGGTTTCAAATGCAACTTTTGGCATTATGAAATTTGAAAGCACGATAACAAAGGCATTTGAAGCTTCACAAACTATGCCCACCTCTCTTATATATAGGTATGCTATCTTATCTGAGGATAATAGCATTTTGTTTTCAAATTTAAAAGAAATTCCGCCTGAGCTTAAGGACTCAAAACTCATAAAAAATGGCAGACTTTACTATAAAAATTTCTTTTTTAAAAACAACAAACCATACTACATAATCATATCTCAAGAGTTAAATGATAAGCGAAATATATTTTTAAGCGTCCTTATGTTTTCATTTATGCTTATCGTTGTCATAGTTACACTCTACCTGTCATATTATGCTAGTATCAAGCCATATAAACAGGCGCAAAAATACCTAAATGACTTTTTTAACGACGCTATGCACGAACTAAAGACACCACTTGGTGTGGCAAAGATAAATTTAGAAATGCTTGGACTTGAAAATAAATACACCAAGCGTATAAACAACGCACTAAAACAGATGCAAATAGCCTATGATGATGTTGAGTATTTTATCAAACGTGGTTACATAAAATTCCCAAAAGAGCGTGTGGAGCTTAGCGAGTTTATAAGGGAGAGAGTGAGGTTTATAGCCTCTATTGCAGATATAAAGAGTATGAAAATAGTGCTAAATTTAAACTGCGAATTTTTTATTGAAATTAGCAAAATTTCACTTCAAAGATTGATTGATAACAACCTTACAAATGCTATAAAATATAGCCATAAAGATAGCGAGATTATCGTATCTTTAGAGCCATTAGGTGACGGCGTTGTCTTTAGCGTTCAAGATTTTGGTATCGGGATAAGGGATGTCAAGCAGGTTTTTAAACGCTATGAACGTGAAGATAGTGTGCAGGGCGGTTTTGGTATAGGACTTAGTATTGTGCGCGAAATTTGCGTTCAAAACAATATCCTTTATAGAGTTAAAACCAAGCTTGGCGAGGGTAGTACATTTTTTTATGAGTTTAAAAGTCATCAAGCCAAAGTCGACGATGCCTTGACAAAAAGCCCTATTTGTTAAATCCACATTTTATAATTATTTTACGTAAAGCTTACGTTTTGCAAAATTTTATAAAAATTTTGATAAAATTAGCGAATTAAAAGGATAGTTTAATGCAAATTTTATTTGAAGATGAATTTATAAAGATTGAGCGTGAGCCACACGAGTTGCCTTGGGTTAAAATTTTTACCAAAACCGCGTTTAAAGAGCTTAGCGATTGCGATGAATTAAGCAGAGCCAGGCTCTTTGAAGTTATGCTAATAACTGAGCGTGAGATGATAAAATTTTACAAACCAGCAAAGATAAATATAGCAAGCTTTGGAAATATATTGCCACAGGTTCACATCCACGTCATCGCTCGTTTTAAAAATGATGAGTTTTTCCCGCAAAGTGTTTGGGGAGAGAGGCAGAGAAAAAGCAGTGTTGTTTTG comes from the Campylobacter mucosalis genome and includes:
- a CDS encoding CvpA family protein, encoding MQSIVWFDVIIIGAVLILGLKGLINGLIKEALGLIGLIGGLILASRFSGVAGEFIQSNIYKFENTSLLDFISFIAVWLIFWLFCLLVGKILSKLVGASGLGFLDRLGGFIAGSGKIFLTLSAILAIIANTNLSVKIEPFFQNSKVYPVLLSTGKWIANIDVKALKNDIDSVVNTPKDDKKTDIFIKMDGNLSVEDNATKENR
- a CDS encoding Fur family transcriptional regulator, which encodes MSIENLEYDTLLEKFKRVLRENGLKYTKQREVLLKTLYNNEEHFTPEKLYLFIKEEYPELNVGIATVYRTLNLLEESEMVTSISFGSQGKKFELATKPHHDHMICKKCGLIIEFEDEVIEKRQITIAKNHGFKLTSHMMQLYGICEQCNKNNIKGK
- the lysS gene encoding lysine--tRNA ligase, which encodes MFDNQFEIQRLQTVDELKAQGINPYPHFLRKDMTIAKFRAKFNYINELDDKKEDSILVALAGRIKLMRIAGKAVFANIEDETAGIQIYFNKDSLGEDKFNIVKKSVEVGDIVRVRGYAFITKTGEFSLYAKEIDLATKAISPLPEKYHGLVDIEMRYRQRYLDMIMNPEIRNDFKKRSIIISTIRRFFEDSGFLEVETPMMHPIAGGANAKPFVTYHNALGVDRYLRIAPELYLKRLVVGGLEAVYEMNRNFRNEGMDLTHNPEFTSIEFYWAYHTYRDLMNITEALFNTLLDKLDMPKIIDFDGMKIDFSKPFARINYKKALVEIGGIDASIIDDRDKILAKLKSDGFEANEKLDLGHLQAELFDNYVEEKLINPTFIVDFPISISPLSRRSDENPEVAERFELFIAGRELANGFNELNDPVDQYNRFSAQIKAKDAGDDEAHEMDEDYVRALGYAMPPTAGEGIGIDRLVMLLTNKKSIRDVILFPAMRPLKSENHLKEIK
- a CDS encoding serine hydroxymethyltransferase, encoding MSLENFDKEIFDLTQKELQRQCDHLEMIASENFTYPEVMEVMGSILTNKYAEGYPGKRYYGGCEFVDGIEEIAMERVKKLFNCEFANVQPNSGSQANQGVYGAFLNPGDKILGMDLSHGGHLTHGAKVSSSGKMYESFFYGVELDGYINYDRVLDIAKITKPKMIVCGASAYAREIDFKKFKEIADEVGAYLFADVAHIAGLVVAGEHNSPFPYCDVVTSTTHKTLRGPRGGIIMTNNEEFAKKINSSVFPGIQGGPLMHVIAAKAVGFKHNLSPEWKVYAKQVKANAKKLGEILIKRGYDLVSGGTDNHLVLLSLLKKDFSGKDADMALGNAGITVNKNTVPGEYRSPFVTSGVRIGSAALTARGMKEGEFEIIANKISDVLDDINNTELQAKVKAELKELAHQFIIYDRAMF
- a CDS encoding DUF1882 domain-containing protein translates to MQSIDTALIKMITDHYYIKRDTIVNKIEYKGKTFYDKFERINELLNFKVIKEHEERKITVAHSLVNRFDKVENIVFDYNGRTPDRFWHRAQLLLREEGFINFTAYTSKTEGHLHLYVHKGHTTFNEACQLANMLSMKLSQRLAKEWRMFPTLDLPKEFNILALPYELYQKERGASWSKHM
- a CDS encoding SPOR domain-containing protein → MHTNNELKDILLSNDEESSSGKNKRILMSVAAIVILFLAVIAVMKIINTDPENNEVAELDSRLVLPPAPSESRQISQSTTTSPVVVEKKSDEQLFEQVPIIPENKSKDDFEDMVKKLKGNESSKSQTAVATQQKPEIKAEVKPEIKPEIKQEKVEPKPVVVPKTEPVQTTKAEPKKNDAKIQKKSEVAKNAQKSVKKEQATQPKATKSGSAYVQVLATSKPTPDANYIAKITSKGYSYTTLKAGDVTKVLVGPFSNETELKNALSDIRKDIAPGAFVYRAK
- a CDS encoding shikimate dehydrogenase, with the protein product MRVFAVFGNPISHSISPRLHNKAICDLGLNAVYTRICLENGSELIDRFKILKLSGANVTLPHKAYALELADIKSEMACKIGSANTLVLKDNKIYAHNTDAPGFLSAILPFGKIKTALILGAGGTAKAIAYALRESKISVNLINRSKDRFVDFAEFECFSYENFTPKPYDLIINSTSAGLNDENLPAPIEILSEIFSHSKFAFDVIYGRITPFLDMSSRFGLTTKDGADMLLYQAVLALNLFYDNTLDLEKIKISMSKALYL
- the phsA gene encoding thiosulfate reductase PhsA, which translates into the protein MNNSRRNFLKTSAIIATSTAIPGTIAKLGANPLEPSEKATYSFCEMCSTRCPIEGRVVDGKNVFIQGNKKAGGTKTSVCARGGAGHNQLYDPNRLVKPLIRTGERGEGKFREASWDEALSLVATKMQEIKDKYGPQSFIFSAKSSDTHKLMVNFASSYGSPNCFSHFSCCPITYQMVCQHMYGDSKLKRDFSNAKYIVNFGHNLFEGIVIGDTKKLASFADKKDTKLLVLEPRFSVLSAKADEWLPVKPGTDLAFVMALINTWIKNGTYDKEFIEQFTIGFDKVIEATKDTTPEWQESITGIKADDVRRIAAEIWAAAPKVIIDFGHKTTTAKAEYERTRAIMVANAMMGNWEKKGGLFSGKNAKAYNKLIGENLIDETSNPDKEFKVPKIQRLDFAGEDGKHKFVSRQHGVLMDIPTAILSEKPYPIKGWFNIRFNPFINVSEPVKTEEALKKLDFIVVSDIYMHDMALYADVILPESTYLERDEGIADKSGQKPAYMIRNKIVEPVGDTKDAASIFRELARRLKVDGLYKWNDIREFRMAQAKGNVEFLAKLEKDGFVNYDVPGILFREKESVEKFVKRFPQTAQYVGENGLMDSQAKLKTKSGKIELFSEEVEKFFPGYGCLNTEGMDVFGGHELCLTSGKTPIHTNGHTQNIPFLNAMMSDSPIWIHPKAAAKRGLKDGDKVVLSNKFGKEYGYVMLTEGIREDTLFVYHGFGHLMSKNKPRVGTNDSILLNPQEGPVAATMVTNVGVDIAKA
- a CDS encoding 4Fe-4S dicluster domain-containing protein, with the translated sequence MKKYVMIHDENLCIGCQGCSIACRSENNVPSALYRLQVHSKMSGTFPKLKMDFLRHSCVMCEDAPCVDVCPTGASFKTADGVTLLDDRICVSCKYCILACPYDARFVLPDGNIGKCTFCYETRLAKGEDPACVTVCPTDALTFGDANDENSAVSKKLKAKKVYYPKESLGTRPRVAMVANTKGGSNE